In Felis catus isolate Fca126 chromosome A2 unlocalized genomic scaffold, F.catus_Fca126_mat1.0 chrA2_random_Un_scaffold_64, whole genome shotgun sequence, the genomic window ctccaggctctaacctatcagcacagagcccgatgcagggcttgaactcacaaaccgtgagatcatgacctgagctgaagtcggtcactcaaccgactgagccacccaggcgtccctgtgccCTGTGCAATTTAGAGTGGTCTTAGACAAAGTCATTATCATCACTCATCACCTTCCCATCTTTGTTGGTAAATGAGTGGTCTGGAATCCTTCCAGCTATACCTTAGGTAAAAATAACCTGAACATTGTGTCCTTCGATTGTGTTCATATGAGCAGTTTCTGGTTGTGTCGCCAGACACTGTTAGAGCTGATACAGTCTCATGACACATCCCAGGAGTTTTATACCAAAACACTTGCATTAAAGCTGTTATGTGaatgtttaccttttttgtttctgtaggaCTTAATTACTCTGTGTCCTGTAGTATGCTTCAAGTCAGAATTCCCTATGAATTAAGATGAACACATCTGAGCTTTGGAGACATTCACCACAAGTCACTTGTTCCTCACAGAAGACTTCCTCCAGGCATCCTCCACTCCCCAGAGGTCTCAGAGGCCTTTGACAACACTTCAAGAGGGAAGACTCCTTtctcagggagaggagcagaggaggcaaAGTGAGGGTCCGGCTGCAGACCTTTTCGCCAGGAGTGGCTGTGATTCCACGAGCAGAATAGGAGCCATTTATTCCCACTCAATTTGTTGTGTTCCTAATATACCAAAAACAGAGCATCAGGAGTCACTGCAGAGGAGGGATGCAGGGTGAACTGGGACCTAGATGCCTGCCTGTCTGGAGAATGCTGCTTCATCACTATGTAACTACTTCTGTTAACCCTCTAGGACAGGACCCTTGCCATTTTACTTCCGCAGACATGGGCAGTGATGTGTGGTGACAGCAGTTCCTCCTCTTGCATCTACCACCCCAAGCTGTAGGTGGTAtccagtggcagggacagagttttcaggtactgatgctactctcttggatcctggtggcagagaaggtggcaggTGCTGGCACGTTCTTCTCTGGGTTACAGCTGCTTTTGGTATTGGTTCTCTTGTCTGGCATAGGCACGtagctgtcacttctgttctgcaggACAGTGTGGATCCATGGGGACCTCCTTGGCTAACTGGACGATTCTGCATGCCCTACCCTagaggctccccacccccatggacCATTAGGCACGTCCACCTCCTGAACCTTGGCGGCCCTGAACCCCTCCACCTGCAACACTTGGTAAGATGATCTGAGCACTAGAAGTTGACTTGTAAAACACACCCAtcttatttttgttgctgttagcTCTTTGGCCAAGGTGCAGAGGCCGTACCACAGACCATTGTGATGCAAGGGGAATGTGTCTGCTGCCATTACCACATTCCTCAAGTTTCTCATGATCCCATCTTTGTCATTCCCCCCACCATGTGTTGGTACAGGTGTCTCTCGTGGAGAAGGATTGGGGCTGTCTGCAGAAAAGCAGGCATAGCGCTTCAGCAGACATGCCCTGTACACATGCCACGTGCTGGGCCCTGTGAGGCATGAGGCACAGCCTAACGTGTGTCCATCCAGTTGCACCCCCAGCCATCCCACGTTGTTCGGTGAGTGATGAACACATCTGAATCGGGGCTTTTAGGCGTCTTCATCCAGTTATAAGGGATGGTTCTTCAACTTCTTCTTGGGGATCACCTGAGGCATGTGGGATACCCTCTGCACGTGATTTGGGATCTGACTGGGGCAAAGAGTTTAAGTTGTCGGAAGAATGaggggagggttttttttgtttttgatctccAAACAGTCGACTCAAATCAgaataaacctccatcccttctaGGGCTTTTTGCAGATCCAGAAGCAGGCGACACTCCCAAGAGTGACATCAACCCTGGCTCTGCCAAAACTGCCAAGAAGCACAAGGTAAATGCTCTGGCCACTTTCAGTTCTGAGTCCTTACGGACAGCCACATCTTTCTGTGCAGCACACTCTCCTGTCATTGGCTCTGGTTTGTGTGTCGTGTGGTATgtctgctcttttgtttttgtctttgtttccaaaTGCAAAACCTTTACCCCGAGTCTACGGGCTTCCCTGTTTTCCACCTGGCATCTCTTTGTGGTAACTTTAGAAGCTAAGCGTGCTTACGGGTGAGGACCTTTTCCAGTGTGTTCCTGGAATACATCAAGGAGGATGACACCACACTCCACTTGGAAGTCTCCTACCTTGCCTCATTCTTTCTGGACCTCCCCAATGTGGAATCATCTCCTCAGACTTCTCTCATAATATCCTGAGGctttgcctgtgttcctgctgGCTCAGGCCTAATACCAGTTCTCAGTGGGACCTACACAGAGCCTCAGCTTTGGTATCGGTGAAAACAGGGGTAATATTTGTTTCCAAGAACATTATAAAAGGAAGACATTAAATACGTAAAGCCTCTGCAAAATCTCTGGGAAGTGTCCACTCACCCTTCTCACAGTTTCAATTAAGATATCTCCACACAATGATCATCAAAAAAAGATGGTCACGGGAGTTCGTTAAACTAAGACTGTTAACACCTCAGCCCAGGGATTGGGAATCGCCGTTTTAAACAATAAGACAGGGTCCCTCATTTTTCTATTCAAATTCGGGCTCtaccagacaaagaaagaaaagatcattaTGAGAATGTGTACATTCACAGATCTAGATCTGAAGACAATCATTTTCCATTACGTATAGACTCACAGATGCAGCCACCCACTAAAGTGttcatctgaggccacagatAAACTACAGAGGACAGAATGcatgtaggaaaacataagatAAGACGGAAATAACTCTAAATTTCTTTCCCTTATAGgacaactattttgaaatttcaagagGACTGTGCGCGGTGACAGACGACAGTGATTATGTATCGATTTTAAGAAGGTGTCAGACCTgcctgaatgctttccctgcccatcctgtcccctccactttgtccttcctacTGTCCCCTAATACACCTTTCACCATTCTGTGTCAGCGTCTGCTTCTAGGAACATCCACTCTCACTCCCCATTCAGTGCACACAGTGGGGTTCCTGTACACACAGGGAACAAGCTGGCAGAAATGGCGGCGACAGAGGATAGTAGCAACATCACCCTTTGTGCAAGAGAGCCTGAGGGAGTTTTCCAGGGTGGTGGGAACTTCCTGTGTCTAGATTTATGGGGcgtttatgttcatttattttagaaatattcactGACTCCCTGGTGCCTCAGAGTCAGATAGACAGGTATCTGCCCCTAGGAAATGGCGGAGTTCTAATGATGGGGAAGGATGAGGGACCAGCAGTGACTATGGGAGAGGAGTGAGGAGACCAACATGAAGTCAGACCCTCGCCCGGGATGCCAGGTCTCCCCAGACAGCACCATGTGTAGGAGGGCTCTGAGGAGCAGAGATTTCTTGATCAGACCCGTGAACTACATAATCCCCCTGCGGTTTCCTCGCTGAGGGATGGCCAGAGCAGAAGCCAGCAGCTGGAGGACGCCCTGATCATGGCTGGATTGGAGCAGTGGACCTGGGGGATTGAGTCAGAGAAAGGGACGGGCAGAAGGTAGCGACAGGGAgtttgagagacaaagggaagagaagagaagggacctTTCTCTGCTGACTTCACCTACACTTCTGTGTGAACAAAAGGAGATTCTTGCCTCAAGGGTAGGGAAGAAGGCTGGCAAAAAGACAGAGTGACATTCTCAGCTCAAGTGCCCAGGATATCAGCCTTGCTCGTGAGTACCTACCACGGGAAGCCCGTGCTTTCTGTCATAATTGGAACGGCAGCTCATACCGTTTAGTGAAAATCAATCCAATTATGAATCCCTCAACATTAAAGTACTGcaacaaaattaagtgaacagactgaaagacacaacacaggataaagtccaaaggtAGATCGACTGCAGTACTTACGGGAATCCAGTCCATCAGAAAAGGAGGTACCCCAGTGCAGGCATTCAGACACCTGGGCAATATctgcaaatgttaaaaaaaaaaatgtagtcctTACTGCAAAAACAACATTGGCATTAGACACAAAGGGGTCATGACTTAAGGTTTAGAGagaaaccatatgacttcatggTGCTGTACCCATGAGATCAAGTTGCATCAAATTATACCCTTTAACTTGAGGctatttgttatatgtaaatcatacctcattaaagagagtttcaaaacacaaaatgctAGGAGAAAATGTGGGAAAGTTCCTTTCTAATCCTGAAGTGCATGGGTGATAGGAGTCTGTCTGcccatgtctcaaaaatccaaaaatggaggcatttaaaaaaattagtaatagcAGAGTGggaggaccctgagctcaccctgtcccatgttttcaactacataacatccacatccaagtccataAACCACAGAGGGATCCAGAGagtggcagaacaaactccaccaCTAAATAGAAGCTGTATctgaaaggttaggaaggtcagaaaggtggagggTGGCTGCctgcagagagggcagagaaagtgagCCCTCACACCAGGGAGCTCACACAAACAAGACTAATCCCCAAAACAGTTGGCTTTAAaacccagaggggctgaattccctTGAGTTTGGATCCTGGAGCTTTGGAGGTCAGCTGACCCAGCACTGGGTGATCCAAGAGGATGAGTGAGagccaggtccctgcctgtgTAGAGAGGCAATGTAAACATGGCATTGTACACAATGCCAAGGCAACAGGAGACAGATGTGCTCATGCTGACTTCTGAGTGGTTGGGGGACTTTTCCAACAATGAGGGAGTTCACaggcaccatttttctccccccctcccccccagattAAGCACAGAGGCACCTACCAGGGAGTGGACCTGCAAGGACACTCGCTACCTAACGTGCTAGCTGTGTGCCAGTCCCAAGCGTTCTCTGGGGGGCTCACCCACTCCAAGCCTGCTGGCCTTGGCAAACTTTGTGCAAACCGCATGGGCACCCTGTGTGGCCAGCTGCAGGCAAAGCTGCCATTGCACACTGTGCACATCTGCACTGCACCCAGCTATGCACCCCTGGCTACCCTCACCGGTCTCACCCAGCCACATGTCTCCAGCCACTGATGTACTCTGTGCACAGCCTTGAGCCCCTGATTGCCCTGGTGCATAGCCCCCAGCCACCAAGGACAGCTACATATTTGTCAACAGAATCTTGGCAAGCCAGAGGGAAGTGACATGAcgtattcaaagtgctgaatggaaaaatcagcagccaAGAATACACTATCCtgaaaggctatcattcagaacagaaggagacatggaatctcCCCAACAAAAACTACAAGAGTTTGTACCACTAAATCAGTCCAGCAAGAAATACTAAGAGGGACTCTGAGTGGAacagagagaccaaaagtgacaaaagggagggagaaaacacaaatccagtgaaaatgaacatttctgtaaaaaatcagtcgAGGAACTCacaaaaatggatataaaatataataacgtACCAAAACATAgtagggaggagaaaataatgggttcaaaggtaaatgaccatcaactgaaTACAAACGgctaaaagcaaagaaattatgtaaaaacTTAATGGtcaccatatatcaaaaaccacccataaatattcagagaataagtagaaagaaaatatatcactaaagtaaatcaggaaaacatgaaaggagaaagacaagaaaggatcgagaaaatcaggaaaaaacacaacaaaacggaataaaatggcaatacatacatacaaatcaataattactttgaatggaaatggaatgaatgctccaataaaaagacatagggtgtaaaaatggatgaaaaaacaaaacagatttatatgctgtctacaagtgACCCATTTTAGACCTCAAGACACCTACAGAATGAAAACGAGAGGATGTCGAGAAACGTCAcgcaaatgaatgtcaaaagaaagctggggtagcaatgcttgtatcagagggaaaaaaacagaatggactcaaataaaatgacaaatgagagaggagaaatcataACCaacacctcagaaatacaaacaaccataagataatattatgaaaacttgTAAGTCAAAACTTTGGACAATTTacaagaaatagataaattcctagaaacatagaagTTACATAAcctgaaacagaaatagaaacatgaaCAGAACAACAGCCAGCAAGCAAATTGAGTCAgaaatcaaaaaactctcaacaatcaaaagtctaggaccagatgacttcacaggtgaactctaccaaacagTTAAAACAGGGTTAAGACCTCATCTTCTTAagctattccaaaatataaaaaatgatggaaaacttccaaattcattctatgaagccagcattaccctgataccaaaaccagaacaagagcccactaaaaaagagaactccaggggcgcctgggtggctcagtcagttaagcaactgactttggctcaggtcatgacctcacggttcgtgggttcaagccccgcatcgggctctgtgctgacagcttggagcctggagcctgcttcggattctgtgtctccccctctctcggcccctcccccacttgtgctctgtctctctctctctctctctctctctctctctctctcaaaaataaataaaatgtaaaaaaaaaaaattaaaaaaaagagaactccacaccaatatccttgatgagcatggatgcaaaaattctgaatcAAATACTACCAATCAAATTCAAAAAtaccttaagaaaataattcaccaCAATTAAGTGGATTTGTTCCCAAGCTGCAAGGTGGTTCCatgttcacaaatcaatcactgtgatgCATTACATAACtgggagaaaggataagaaccatatgatcggggctcctgggtggctcattccttgaagcgtccgacattggctcaagtcatgaccatATGGTTTatgattcaagccctgtgttgggctctctgctgacagctcagagcctggagcctgattcaaattctgtttccctctctctctgcccctaccccactcacattctgtctctgtctttcaaaaatgaataaacatttcaaaaaaacccccacacatACGGTCAtatcaatacatgcagaaaaaaaagtacaacatccattcatgattgtAAGCCCCTcaagtaggtttacagggaacatacctcaatgtaATAAAAGTTACCTATGAAACCCCCGCAGTTAACGTCATCCTTagtggggaaaatctgagagcttctcctctaaggtcaggaagaagacaaagatgtttactctcaccacttttcaTAAATGTAGTACTGGAACTccaagccacagcaatcagacaaaacaaaacaaagcaaaacaaatccaaatctggaagaagtgaaactttcacacttggcagattacatgacactatatatagaaaaccctaaagagtccaccgaataactgccagaactgatcaatgaattcagcaatgtcagaggatacaaaatcattgtacagaaacctgttgcatttctagacaacaatcatgaagcagtagaaagagaaattaagaaaacagtcccatttacagtgcACACCAAATAATAAGACgtctatgaataaatctaaccaaagtggtgagtgacctatactctgaaaaccataaaacagtgatgaaggaaattcaagatgacacaaagaaatggaaggacattccatgctcatggattggaagtacaaatattgtgaaaatgtctatacttcccaaagcaatggaCACAACTaatgcaatctccatcaaaataccaacagcatttttcacagaactcgaacagtcctaaaatgtgtatggaaccacaaaagaccccaatctTCAGAGTAAACATCCTTTAGGTGAAGTGATAATTAAGGATGGCATGATGCttctggatcttctgctccaaaacacatTAACTCTGGCCTAAGCGTATGAACAAACGTTAGACGTATCCCACCcaaggatcattctacaaaatacattctacagacgtaccctcaaaactttgcagattatgaaaaatatggaaaatctaAAAATCGTCACGACCAggtggagcctaaggagacaggatgactgaATGTAATGTgccagctgggatgagtctggAACAGAAGAGGTTGAAACCGAAGAAATCTGAGcaaacatataaattttagttaatactACCATATCTCGTCGGGAAATTGATTGTGATAATGTCCCAACTCATAGGCCATCAAGAGTCAGAAAACAGTCTGATGTATGTGGAGACTCAGTACTATCTTCCCAATTTTTTGGTAACTAGAAACCCATcataaatgaaaagattattagtaatcatggttttattttttcaacacatATTATAAAACTGGTTCTAGTATAAGTTACTAGTGATTGACATTTACCTATTCTTGTTGTCCTTACTATTGTTcaatttaaataatagcattcatgTTACAGAAAACCGAATGCACAATGATGTACAATTCATAGAAACatctactttacatattttaagataacatatatacatatatataccactgtATCACgtggtatgtaaattaagtgtttttctgaTCTTGAATGAGCATGCCATTGAGTAGCTTTCCATAAAGGTGGTTATCctagataataaataatattcagattttacaggatgtacTTCATATTATGcctgaacattttcaaaaaaaaagtgtacaaacGGCCAGATGAAtcattgtgactggctcacttatTCTAAAAAATCCTTGCTTTAAcattttcatgcatatttttagcAAGAATACAACAgaatcaaatatttccaaatcaaagagatattcaaagactggaagaaagaTAGGGAGTTCaaggggtttcagaaggaaaagatgtgaccatgaagtgGCAGTCACAGGCAAGCAGCTTTCTCTGGGCCACTTTGACAGGTTTGCATGAGGACATGTGACTTGCCAAAGGATAAGACCCAGAAGTACACGAGGGAAAGACAACATTTAGGAAGAGGTGACTtggaaagggtgcttctgtgcctaCGTGATGGCTCAGCAACCTGGCTGGGGGTCCCTGGGTCAAAGATTTCAAAAGTCCAGCAGTAACGTAGACTCACAAAGATCTTAGTAACGTATCAAAGTAACTTAAACCCACAAagatcttagagccacagagttgatCTTCATCTATGATTAGGAGATGGTCATAGTTTCCCAGGATATGAAAATCGGGCCGGCAGTAGGTGGCTAAATCTTATTTAGGGCTATACTTCTAACAAAAAATGGATGTGTAAAAATCTGGGtttggaatgttaagaaaaatcatagttccatcatggagttacttacATTAAGGCCCCACATCACCAAACCTAGTGTCATCCctgcaggaatgtaacctttaactaGTCAACATAATTGCCTGGTCAGTGCGAGAAATTTTACCGATAGACCCCTGCCATTCCCTCAGGGAGGCAATCTTGCTTCaataaggtattccatgccactaattttttaatttttaatttaagtttatttattttgagagaaacagcacatgcaagggagggacagggagagagggagagagagaatcccatgacaACGAGTTTATGATCTGAGCCactatcaagagtcagacacttacccaagcTATTCAAGCACCCCACGAATATGGGCTTTCAAAGGTTAGCAGTCTTGGCTGGGACACATCCCTAAGGGCACTGGcctactcctggagagaaggcagcaaaGTACTTGCAggcagatggcatggaaacagtTATCTGTACAATGCctggtgcacacagtggggagattatatACTCATCTTGGGGAGCATCCCTGAGAGGCAGTCGTCAAAAaaggggacaaaggagctgggacagaggagctgggtggtgccatttccctcctctgccccccagcataaacacagagccacctgctggAAACAAGGCAATTCCCACActaacctgcttacaccaagccccaccttCCTGTGCTCTGGTGAGACTCGCCTTCTAGGTCAAGCTTGCCTCGGTCCCAGAGGAGCTGGCCCCttctccagaagaccagcagaagcccctgaccacaccacctctcttgaccagacagttCTGCAGGGTTTCACTTCTAGTGGCAGTcgtttcaagtctcatttaacaagcagatcaGAGCAGACCTAgataaaactcaccacattctggccaaggaccatacattgcctatacaactggcctgaaggatagtgcaggcagaacacaaaacagtgcacgcaacacacaccacagacactccctgaTGTGCCCGGCCCTGGAAACTAGATGACATCCTCTTCCTAAAGCCATTTATCTCACAGGCAGGTAACATAAGGAGCTTTTGGAACACAGAGAACGCAAATACTcagccaaaatgccaagacaagaggaatgcatcccaaatgaaGGAACAAGATAAGATCATggccagagaaatggaaggaacacttccaaactcattctatgaggccagcatggccttgagtccaaactgcacaaagaccccactaaaaaggaaaactacagaccaatttccctgatgaacctggatgcaaaaattcgcAACTAAATTAGCacaccggatccaacaatacataaaaagaattaatccCCACAAtgaggtgggatttattcctgggatgcacaaCTGATTCAATGTCTGCTAATCAACTGATgggatacatcacattgataaaagaaaggataagaaccacatgatcctctcaacaggtgcagaaaaagcatttgacaaaatatagaaTCCTCTCTTGATGGGAAAAGAAAACCCTCATGAAAGGAGGCATAGAAGGATCGtgcctcaacatcataaagtccAGATACGAAAGTCCCACAGACAATATCATCTTCAATAGGGAGAAACTGAAAGCTTTACCCCTAATgttaggaacatgacagggatgtccactctggccactgttattcaacatactgttggaagtcctagcctcagcaatcagaaaacaaaaagaatacaaggtgtccaaattggcaaggaggggTCAAACTTTCCCTCCTCGCAGATGTAATACTCTCCGTGGAAAATCCAcaagactccaccaagaaactgcAAGGACTCctacaggaattcaggaaagcctcagcatataaaatcaatatacagaattggattgcatttctatatgccaataatgaagcagcagaaagagaaatcaaggaattgatctcatttacaattgcactgaaaaccataaaatacctagggatcaacctaaccaaagaggtaaaagaccagtacactgaaaacaatagaggggtgcctgggtggctcactcggttaagcaccgacatcacctcaggtcatgattccccagtttgtgggttcgagcctcacattgggttctgtgcggacaggttggagcccggagcctgtttcagattctgtgtctccctcttctctctacccctcccctgctcaggcacgcgctcgctcgctctctctctctctctctctctctctcaaaaataaacattaacaaaattaaaagaaaaaacaacagaacgtctatgaaagaaattgaagagagaaaaagaaaatggaaagaaatggaaaaacattccatgctcatggattggaagaacaaatattgataaaatgtcaatactacccaaagctatcgacacattcaatgcaatcccaatcaaaattgcaccagcatgcttctcgaagctagaacaagcaatcctaaaatttgtatggaaccacaaaagaccctgaatagccaaagtaatcttgaagaagaagaccaaagcgggagccatcacaattctggactttatcATGTATTACAagtctgtaatcatcaagacagtagggtacgggcacaaaaacagacacagagatcaatggaacagaatagggaacccagaagtggaccctcaaacatatggccgactcatctttgacaaagcagggaagaatatccaatggacaaaaagagtctcttcagcaaatggtaccgGGAAAGTGGAGAgtgagaagaatgaacctggaccatgtTCTGAAGCCAGACAAACACacaacctcaaaatggatgaaagatctaaatgtaagacaggaaaccatccaaatcctagacgagaaaacaggcaacctacctctttgatcctggccacagcaacttcttgcttgtcatgtccccagaagcaagggaaacaaaaacaaaaatgaactattgggacctcaagataaaaagcttctgcacagcagaggacacaatcagcaaaactaaaaggcagctgaatgggatgggaggagatatttgcaagtgatatatcacataaggggttaatatccaaaatctataaagaattatcaaactcaacacccaaaaaccaaataatccaatgaagacatgggcaaaagacatgaagagacactttaacaaagaagacatccagattggccacacatgaaaagatgctcaacctcactcatcatcactgaaatacaaatcaaaaccacaaggagatatcccctcacacctatcagaatggctaaaattaacacctcAGGAAACAACacgtgctggcaaggatgcagagaaagggaacccttttgtaatgctggtgggaatgcaaactggtgtagccactctggacaatagtatggagatttatcacaaaaactaaaaacagaactccacaatgacccagcaattgcactagtaggtatttatccaaaagatacacaaatgctGACTCAAAgtggcacatgcactccaatgtttacagaagcattaccaaaaaaagctaaattatgcaaagagcccaaatgaccattgactgatgaatggatgaagaagatgtggtatactgatacaatggaatattactcggcgatcaaaaagaatgaaatcttgctattcgcaacaacatggatggaaccggactctattatgctaagcaaaatatgtcagagaaagacacacatcatatgatttctcccatctgtagaatttaagaaataaaactgataaacatagtgaaaggaaagcagaaataagacacacacaaagagggaGTCAAAcggtaagagactcttaaatatagagaacgaaTGCAGGGTTCCTGGAGGGCTAGTGAataggggaatgggctaaatgggcgatgggcatgagggggggcacttgggatgaggactgggtattttttgtacttgatggatcactaaattctactcctcaaactgtattccactataagataactaacttgggcttaaatttaaaaataaataaataaatattaaaaataaataaataaatgtaataccagtcaaaagaaaagaatatttaaatcagactctttgagtggaaatgaaagaccaaaagTCATACAGACaacaaaggatcagagaaaacatcaaggaacaatggcaaaacaactaataaaatggcactaaatatttatctatcaataattaccctgaatgtaaatggattaaatgctccaatcaaaagacattgggtaGGGTGTCAGAatagacaagagaaaaaaaagtaagcaagcaaacaaacaaacaaacaaacaaacaacaagacctatctagatgctgcctacaaagccttatttggacCTAAACTCACCTGCAGACTTAAagggagggaatgaagaaatatttctcatGCCAATCATGTCAAGagaaagccagtagcaatacttctatcaggcaaaat contains:
- the LOC111556285 gene encoding uncharacterized protein LOC111556285, translated to MVLQLLLGDHLRHVGYPLHVIWDLTGAKSLSCRKNEGRVFFVFDLQTVDSNQNKPPSLLGLFADPEAGDTPKSDINPGSAKTAKKHKDNYFEISRGLCAVTDDSDYVSILRRCQTCLNAFPAHPVPSTLSFLLSPNTPFTILCQRLLLGTSTLTPHSVHTVGFLYTQGTSWQKWRRQRIVATSPFVQESLREFSRVVGTSCV